Proteins found in one Sinorhizobium fredii USDA 257 genomic segment:
- the ftsH gene encoding ATP-dependent zinc metalloprotease FtsH — protein MNRKWVFNLGYVLVALLLIGTFEFWLSYRDVAQLSYSDALQAAQDGRIASVVVTESLIEGEFKQPEEGKKYFVAHRVDPSLAEVFEKAGAKVSGGTDSNWAMTLLSWIFPLFVFLGLWFVLFQGVAERGGLVNIGKSRAKVYLERQTGVTFDDVAGVDEAKAELQEVVAFLKDQAKYSRLGAHIPKGILLVGPPGTGKTLMARAVAGEAGVPFFSISGSEFVELFVGVGAARVRDLFDQARQAAPCIIFIDELDALGRTRSPFAGYGGGDEKEQTLNQLLAELDGFDPRVGIVLLAATNRPEILDPALLRAGRFDRQVVIDRPDRNGRAAILKVHMATIAIADGVLVEEIAGMTPGFTGADLANLVNEAAIVATRRGAERVAIEDFNNAVERIVAGSERKSRVLKPDERERVAYHEMGHALVASKLSKTDPVQKVSIIPRSIGALGYTLQRPTDDRFLITSSELKERMAALLAGRAAEELIYGEVSTGAADDLAKATDVARQSVVRFGMSPQVGQVVLEEQRLQWLGDGPVAPRQKDYSEATAREIDLAVRFMIDDAYQGAKAILQGCMGELKAGAMLLLEHETITAQDFPPLLRTGGQTARTTTDGETASSRRTAESQAGGRMLDRR, from the coding sequence ATGAATAGGAAATGGGTTTTCAATCTCGGCTATGTGCTCGTCGCACTCTTGTTGATCGGAACCTTTGAATTCTGGCTGAGCTATCGCGACGTCGCGCAGCTCAGCTATTCCGATGCCTTGCAGGCGGCGCAGGACGGCAGGATCGCGTCGGTCGTCGTGACAGAGTCCTTGATTGAGGGAGAGTTCAAGCAGCCGGAGGAGGGGAAGAAGTACTTCGTCGCGCATCGTGTCGATCCTTCGCTGGCCGAGGTCTTCGAGAAGGCCGGTGCAAAGGTGTCCGGCGGGACCGACAGCAATTGGGCGATGACGCTGCTTTCCTGGATCTTCCCGTTGTTTGTCTTCCTGGGACTTTGGTTCGTGCTCTTTCAGGGCGTCGCCGAGCGTGGCGGCCTCGTCAATATCGGAAAGTCAAGGGCCAAGGTCTATCTCGAGCGGCAGACGGGTGTGACCTTTGACGATGTGGCTGGCGTCGACGAGGCGAAGGCTGAGTTGCAGGAGGTGGTCGCCTTCCTGAAGGACCAGGCGAAATACAGCCGCCTCGGCGCGCATATTCCCAAAGGGATCCTCCTCGTCGGGCCACCCGGCACGGGCAAAACGCTGATGGCGCGCGCGGTTGCAGGCGAGGCCGGGGTGCCTTTCTTCTCGATTTCCGGCTCGGAATTCGTCGAGCTCTTCGTTGGCGTCGGCGCCGCCCGCGTGCGGGACCTTTTCGACCAGGCGCGACAGGCCGCTCCCTGCATCATCTTCATTGACGAACTCGATGCGCTCGGTCGCACCCGCAGCCCCTTCGCCGGCTATGGCGGCGGCGACGAGAAGGAGCAGACGCTCAATCAATTGCTGGCCGAGCTCGACGGCTTCGACCCGCGCGTCGGCATCGTGCTTCTGGCTGCCACCAATCGTCCGGAGATCCTTGATCCAGCCCTTCTGCGCGCAGGCCGCTTCGACCGGCAGGTGGTCATTGATCGCCCGGATCGAAACGGCAGGGCAGCAATCCTTAAGGTCCATATGGCTACTATCGCGATCGCGGACGGTGTGCTTGTGGAGGAGATCGCCGGCATGACGCCGGGATTCACCGGCGCCGATCTTGCCAACCTGGTGAACGAAGCCGCGATCGTCGCGACGCGACGCGGCGCCGAGCGGGTGGCGATCGAGGACTTCAACAACGCGGTCGAGCGCATCGTCGCCGGTTCGGAACGCAAGAGCCGCGTGCTGAAGCCCGACGAACGCGAGCGGGTCGCCTATCACGAAATGGGTCACGCATTGGTCGCCTCGAAGCTCTCGAAGACCGATCCGGTGCAGAAAGTGTCGATCATTCCCCGCTCGATTGGGGCGCTTGGCTACACATTGCAGCGCCCCACCGATGACCGCTTCCTCATCACGTCGAGTGAACTTAAGGAGCGCATGGCAGCCCTGCTCGCCGGCCGGGCGGCTGAAGAGCTTATTTATGGTGAGGTCTCGACCGGTGCGGCGGATGACCTTGCCAAGGCCACCGATGTGGCGCGGCAAAGCGTCGTGCGCTTTGGCATGAGCCCGCAGGTTGGTCAGGTTGTGCTCGAAGAGCAAAGGCTGCAATGGCTTGGCGATGGTCCCGTTGCGCCACGGCAGAAGGATTATTCCGAAGCGACCGCGCGCGAAATCGATCTTGCGGTGCGTTTCATGATCGACGACGCCTACCAAGGAGCCAAGGCGATACTGCAGGGGTGCATGGGGGAGCTCAAGGCCGGAGCAATGCTGCTGCTCGAGCACGAAACCATCACTGCGCAGGACTTTCCCCCGCTACTTCGGACGGGTGGCCAGACAGCCAGGACGACCACGGATGGTGAGACCGCGTCTTCCCGTCGCACGGCTGAATCGCAAGCCGGCGGGCGAATGCTCGATCGCCGTTGA
- a CDS encoding universal stress protein translates to MTKHILVATDGSDKAREAVAMAANIAKALGARLTILHVILHGLRAEEASRLAEPEHLVRCVSAVTMPQLERVPSSMGEFFRASQGDIGEMVSVLGDRIAEDAADIARRIGVSSVETRVEPGVYAETILKVAEDVGADMIVVGSRGLGRLRGMLVGSVSQKIIQHAHCSVMVVR, encoded by the coding sequence ATGACCAAGCACATTCTTGTCGCAACCGATGGATCCGACAAAGCCCGAGAAGCCGTGGCGATGGCGGCGAACATAGCCAAAGCTCTCGGAGCAAGACTCACGATCCTTCACGTCATCCTGCATGGGCTGAGGGCCGAGGAGGCGAGCCGCCTCGCCGAGCCAGAGCATCTCGTCCGCTGTGTGTCGGCCGTGACTATGCCGCAATTGGAGCGAGTTCCCAGCTCGATGGGCGAGTTTTTCCGTGCCTCGCAAGGCGACATCGGAGAAATGGTTTCGGTCTTGGGTGACCGTATTGCCGAGGATGCTGCGGATATTGCCCGAAGGATCGGCGTCAGCAGCGTGGAGACGCGCGTCGAGCCCGGCGTCTACGCTGAAACAATCCTTAAGGTCGCTGAGGACGTCGGTGCGGACATGATCGTCGTCGGAAGCCGTGGGCTCGGGCGGTTGAGGGGTATGCTGGTCGGAAGCGTGTCGCAAAAGATCATCCAGCATGCACATTGTTCCGTCATGGTGGTACGCTGA